The Penaeus monodon isolate SGIC_2016 chromosome 13, NSTDA_Pmon_1, whole genome shotgun sequence genome contains a region encoding:
- the LOC119579956 gene encoding UBA-like domain-containing protein 2-B — protein sequence MDSALREQVMINQFVMAAGATREQARQLLQSAHWQFETALSIFFQEAVPNGGASQHHLNHLCTPANTPATPPAFPDALAAFSRVTRDHVISEIFLNVGLVMRSTSGFSPPPAQFQQPQFQAPLSQPPSMVMQQQLPQQSQPRQIIANNVHINAQR from the exons GTCATGATAAACCAGTTTGTAATGGCTGCAGGGGCCACGAGAGAACAGGCGAGACAGTTGTTACAGTCAGCTCACTGGCAGTTTGAG ACGGCACTGAGCATATTTTTCCAAGAGGCGGTGCCCAATGGCGGAGCATCGCAACATCACCTCAATCAC CTGTGCACACCTGCCAACACACCTGCCACGCCCCCCGCCTTCCCAGATGCGCTGGCAGCCTTCTCGAGAGTAACTAG GGATCATGTTATCAGTGAGATTTTTCTTAATGTTGGCTTGGTGATGAGAAgcacca gtggcttttccccccctccagCGCAGTTCCAGCAGCCGCAGTTCCAGGCGCCCCTTTCTCAGCCGCCCTCCATGGTCATGCAGCAGCAGCTTCCACAGCAATCGCAGCCTAGACAGATAATTGCAAACAATGTACACATCAATGCACAAAGATAA